In Phragmitibacter flavus, one DNA window encodes the following:
- a CDS encoding DUF6304 family protein, whose amino-acid sequence MSAIFRDKFGKERIAIQTTGSALSTTIRGIDFSGTDFESLTPATASDLFELCHGYLCGCELSITIPARVVSADGFRLVEIHAEINLGYREPRGGLYAAIVRNRLALPEFAIMSRGDSGWFEDELLSLATQLPDGFMLEACITCGLSDYSPYGHGCFGCMACFRGVADEYRRVQTKAGIFAIWDRLTEYVQETHYCQHYEPRPLGRGYRG is encoded by the coding sequence CATCGCAATTCAGACCACTGGCTCTGCACTTTCGACAACGATTCGCGGCATTGATTTTTCGGGGACAGATTTTGAAAGCTTGACTCCTGCGACGGCATCGGACCTGTTTGAACTGTGCCATGGTTATCTGTGCGGCTGTGAACTGAGCATCACCATTCCGGCACGCGTGGTTTCTGCAGACGGATTTCGACTGGTTGAGATCCATGCCGAGATCAATCTCGGATATCGGGAGCCACGCGGCGGTCTTTATGCGGCGATTGTCAGAAACAGACTCGCTCTGCCTGAATTCGCCATAATGTCCCGTGGCGATTCTGGCTGGTTCGAGGACGAGCTATTGTCACTCGCAACTCAATTGCCCGATGGTTTCATGCTAGAGGCCTGCATTACATGTGGCCTTAGCGACTACAGTCCCTACGGCCACGGATGCTTTGGCTGCATGGCCTGCTTTCGTGGTGTTGCTGATGAGTATCGACGAGTTCAAACGAAGGCTGGCATATTCGCCATCTGGGATCGTTTGACCGAATACGTTCAAGAGACACACTATTGCCAGCACTATGAGCCACGCCCACTTGGAAGAGGATACCGCGGGTGA